Proteins from one Triplophysa dalaica isolate WHDGS20190420 chromosome 6, ASM1584641v1, whole genome shotgun sequence genomic window:
- the LOC130424953 gene encoding cytochrome b-c1 complex subunit 6, mitochondrial produces MVFEDKMITNGEPEEEEEEEEEEEDMVDPLETMRQKCEETEHCVHARERLEACETRVGSRSETTEDCTEELFDFLHARDHCVAHKVFQSMK; encoded by the exons ATGGTTTTCGAAGACAAAATGATCACGAACGGAGAGCCAGAGGAG gaggaagaggaagaggaggaggaagaagataTGGTg GACCCACTCGAGACAATGCGGCAGAAGTGTGAGGAGACAGAACATTGTGTTCATGCTCGTGAGCGTCTGGAGGCCTGCGAGACACGGGTGGGCTCACGTTCAGAGACGACGGAAGATTGCACAGAGGAGCTGTTTGATTTCCTGCACGCTCGTGACCACTGT gtgGCCCACAAAGTTTTTCAATCaatgaaataa
- the lrrc41 gene encoding leucine-rich repeat-containing protein 41 — MGISGGVSTLVQMCIVKVAQNMDELERKISDLPVLLLKELLPHLSIYYLDRLEPVALTKGISTSSMWATIWRDLDQTWRCRIKSGLPGQDWKQRCLERLFHMVMFTQVRQGRSYLSNLSDSSVLSMTAGHVKVLSLHGSSRNICRLASEELRTILTTLEKGVRSLKLLDANSLLKHGRKNVLFVLHRLLDHGSVREVVLWRSPHPSFLSWITSRCKGPQGQLSVSLPGTSNVQLSDLDIGYSAVEGEPAAKRSRRSLTLELEDKPELMCRTFLSSYSTAGHCPEGQINSLDFEVSSCQILTTVSHVLPSWTRLNALHLHTDWLLTEEEMSVLVESLRRLFQNPGCSLRDLSMSHVCCHTSVISVLSACPSLQNLSLDIWPPLNNTWTKQQHFRQNEELCLEKLVVKSADVPTTVESFLTVLKWAPKLSHLQITGFRHAQQLFRTLSESNPILKILHLEDINLANCHQEILHLLENSMLEGLFFKDCRLLDKCTVKKDFLVPFVNALKRISSLQTLTLAHNRLATGAIEMAELFSGSCPSNITHLDLSSNFILPAELLQFAQLIETYRPTQRPLLDLRFNPLDRDPEVKVQAVRKLLPYCNILTDDWDSRSTMKDHISVM; from the exons ATGGGAATTTCAGGTGGTGTATCTACGTTGGTGCAAATGTGCATCGTCAAAGTTGCTCAAAACATGGATGAATTGGAGAGAAAGATATCGG ATCTTCCCGTCTTGCTCCTTAAAGAGCTGCTGCCGCATCTAAGCATTTATTATCTAGACAGACTTGAACCTGTTGCTCTTACCAAAG GTATCTCCACATCATCTATGTGGGCAACAATATGGAGAGATTTGGATCAGACCTGGCGCTGCAGAATAAAG TCTGGTCTTCCTGGTCAGGACTGGAAACAGAGGTGTTTGGAAAGACTCTTTCACATGGTCATGTTCACCCAAGTCAGACAGGGACGATCGTATCTTTCCAACCTCAGCGATTCATCCGTTCTCTCCATGACTGCAGGACACGTCAAGGTCCTCTCTCTCCACGGATCCAGCAGAAACATCTGCAGACTCGCATCGGAAGAACTGCGGACCATCCTGACCACCCTGGAGAAGGGGGTGAGATCCCTCAAATTACTGGATGCTAACTCTCTACTCAAACACGGACGGAAAAACGTGTTGTTTGTTCTCCATCGGCTCTTGGACCATGGGTCTGTTCGAGAGGTGGTTCTGTGGAGAAGTCCACATCCATCTTTTCTGAGCTGGATCACGTCCAGGTGCAAAGGTCCTCAGGGTCAGCTTTCAGTATCGTTACCAGGGACGTCCAACGTCCAGCTTTCAGATTTGGACATTGGGTACAGTGCAGTTGAAGGGGAACCAGCAGCAAAACGCTCTCGTCGAAGTTTAACTTTGGAACTGGAGGACAAACCAGAGCTTATGTGCAGAACGTTCTTGTCGTCGTATAGCACCGCTGGCCACTGTCCTGAGGGACAGATCAACTCTCTTGATTTTGAAGTATCCAGTTGTCAAATCCTTACTACAGTGTCACACGTCCTGCCTTCATGGACGCGTCTTAACGCGCTACATCTGCACACTGACT GGCTCCTTACAGAGGAGGAGATGTCTGTGTTGGTAGAATCTCTCAGACGGTTGTTTCAGAACCCCGGCTGCTCTCTCAGGGATCTCAGTATGAGTCACGTGTGCTGTCACACATCCGTGATCAGTGTGCTGAGCGCGTGTCCGTCTCTACAGAACCTCTCTTTGGACATCTGGCCACCTCTGAACAACACATGGACAAAGCAGCAACATTTCAGACAAAACGAAG AGCTCTGCCTTGAAAAACTTGTAGTGAAATCTGCCGACGTGCCGACGACAGTAGAGAGTTTTCTGACTGTTCTGAAATGGGCTCCAAAACTCAGCCATCTTCAAATCACAGGATTTCGTCACGCACAGCAACTGTTTCGAACATTATCAG AATCTAATCCAATCCTCAAAATATTACATCTGGAGGACATAAATTTAGCCAACTGTCATCAGGAGATTCTTCATCTACTGGAAAATTCGATGTTAGAAG GACTGTTCTTTAAAGACTGTAGATTGCTggataaatgtacagtaaagaAAGACTTCCTTGTGCCATTTGTAAATGCGCTGAAAAGAATCTCATCTCTTCAGACCCTGACATTGGCACACAACCGTTTGG CCACGGGTGCCATCGAAATGGCTGAGCTGTTTTCAGGAAGCTGCCCCAGCAATATAACACACTTGGACCTCAG ctCAAACTTCATTCTACCAGCTGAACTCCTGCAATTCGCACAACTTATAGAAACATACAGACCAACTCAGCGACCCCTGCTAGATCTGCGATTTAATCCACTTGATCGTGACCCAGAGGTCAAAGTTCAAGCTGTTAGAAAGCTTCTCCCATACTGTAATATATTAACTGACGACTGGGACTCTAGATCCACTATGAAAGATCACATCAGTGTGATGTGA
- the rad54l gene encoding LOW QUALITY PROTEIN: DNA repair and recombination protein RAD54-like (The sequence of the model RefSeq protein was modified relative to this genomic sequence to represent the inferred CDS: deleted 1 base in 1 codon), with translation MRRSLAPSQVAKRKQEPDSEDEDWEPDISSQRKRVCQENYISPYRKPLTQLTNRPVCADDNEHEAFIRKILSKPFKVPIQNYTGPLGLRALGLRRAGVRKALHDPFEDGALVLYEPPVLTAHELLKTDKDNVPVHVVVDPVLSKVLRPHQREGVKFLWDCVTGRRIPDSYGCIMADEMGLGKTLQCIALMWTLLRQSPDFKPEIDKVIVVSPSSLVRNWYNEVGKWLGGRVQPVAIDGGSKEEIDRKLVNFISQQGLRAPTPILIISYETFRLHAEVLHRGKVGLVICDEGHRLKNSDNQTYQALNSMRAQRRVLISGTPIQNDLLEYFSLVHFVNSGILGTAQEFKKRFEIPILKGRDADASDKDRAAGEEKLKELIGIVNRCLIRRTSDILSKYLPVKIEQVVFCRLTALQKELYKLFLKQAKPIESLQTGKISVSSLSSITSLKKLCNHPALIYEKCLAGEEGFDGAMDLFPQNYSTKAVEPQLSGKMLVLDYILAMTRSTTSDKVVLVSNYTQTLDLFEKLCRTRRYLYVRLDGTMSIKKRAKIVERFNSPSNPEFIFMLSSKAGGCGLNLIGANRLVMFDPDWNPANDEQAMARVWRDGQKKTCYIYRLLSTGTIEEKILQRQAHKKALSSCVVDEEQDVERHFSLGELRELFSLNEDTVSDTHERFRCRRCVNGRQVRPPPEDSDCTCDLSNWHHCADKRGLRDPVLQASWDAAVSFVFHQRSHEDQRGVV, from the exons ATG AGGAGAAGTTTAGCACCCAGTCAGGTGGCTAAAAGGAAACAAGAGCCAGATTCAGAAGATGAGGACTGGGAGCCTGATATT TCATCACAAAGAAAGAGAGTCTGTCAAGAAAACTACATCTCTCCTTACAGAAAACCCCTGACACAGTTGACCAACAGACCCGTGTGTGCTGATGACAATGAACAT GAGGCTTTCATCCGCAAGATCTTATCGAAACCATTCAAGGTTCCAATCCAAAATTATACAG GCCCGTTGGGTCTGCGGGCTCTTGGACTGAGGCGTGCAGGTGTGAGGAAGGCCCTGCATGACCCATTTGAAGATGGAGCTCTGGTTCTGTATGAGCCACCTGTTCTCACTGCTCATGAGCTCCTTAAAACAGACAA GGACAATGTGCCAGTGCATGTGGTTGTAGATCCAGTGCTCAGTAAAGTGCTTCGACCACATCAAAGAGAG GGTGTGAAGTTTCTGTGGGACTGTGTGACTGGAAGACGTATTCCAGACTCATACGGCTGTATAATGGCAGATGAGATGGGGCTGGGCAAGACGCTG CAGTGCATCGCTCTCATGTGGACATTACTGAGACAGAGCCCTGATTTCAAACCCGAGATCGACAAGGTCATCGTGGTGTCTCCATCCAGTCTGGTGCGCAACTGGTACAACGAAGTGGGCAAGTGGCTCGGAGGTCGCGTGCAGCCTGTTGCCATCGACGGCGGATCCAAAGAGGAAATAGACCGCAAACTTG TAAACTTCATTTCCCAGCAAGGCTTGAGAGCACCGACTCCAATCCTGATCATATCGTACGAAACATTCCGGCTCCATGCTGAGGTCCTGCACAGAGGCAAAGTTGGACTGGTTATTTGTGATGAG GGTCACAGGCTGAAGAACTCTGATAATCAGACGTATCAGGCTCTGAACTCAATGCGTGCTCAGAGGAGAGTGTTGATATCCGGAACCCCCATACAGAACGATTTACTGGAGTATTTTAGTCTGGTGCACTTTGTCAATTCTGGGATCTTAG GCACGGCTCAGGAGTTTAAGAAGCGCTTTGAGATTCCCATCCTGAAGGGTCGTGACGCGGACGCCAGTGATAAAGACAGAGCTGCCGGAGAGGAGAAACTCAAGGAGCTCATTGGCATTGTTAACAG gtGTTTGATTCGAAGAACCTCAGATATTCTTTCCAAGTACCTGCCTGTGAAGATTGAACAAGTTGTCTTTTGCCG TCTGACTGCTCTACAGAAGGAGTTGTACAAGCTATTCCTGAAACAAGCCAAACCCATAGAAAGTCTGCAGACGGGCAAGATCAGCGTTTCGTCCCTTTCCTCCATCACATCACTTAAAAAGCTATGTAACC ATCCTGCTTTGATATATGAGAAGTGTTTGGCAGGGGAGGAAGGTTTTGATGGAGCCATGGACCTTTTCCCTCAGAATTATTCAACCAAAGCCGTTGAGCCACAACTTTCAG GGAAGATGCTGGTACTGGACTATATTCTGGCAATGACCAGGAGTACAACAAGTGATAAAGTGGTTCTGGTCTCTAACTACACGCAGACTTTAGATTTGTTTGAGAAACTGTGTCGGACCAGAAG atACCTTTATGTCAGGCTGGATGGAACAATGTCCATCAAGAAGAGAGCCAAGATTGTGGAGAGATTCAACAGCCCCTCT AATCCAGAGTTTATATTCATGCTCAGCAGTAAGGCAGGAGGCTGTGGCCTTAATCTGATTGGCGCAAATCGTTTGGTGATGTTTGATCCCGACTGGAATCCAGCCAATGACGAGCAAGCAATGGCCAGGGTGTGGCGAGAtggacagaaaaaaacatgctaCATCTACAGACTGCTGTCG ACAGGAACCATAGAGGAGAAGATCTTGCAGAGGCAGGCTCATAAGAAAGCTCTGAGTAGCTGTGTGGTAGATGAGGAACAGGACGTGGAACGTCATTTCTCTCTCGGAGAACTACGTGAACTCTTCTCGCTCAACGAGGACACAGTCAGCGACACACATGAAAG GTTTCGCTGCAGGCGCTGTGTAAACGGTAGACAGGTACGTCCTCCACCCGAAGACTCGGACTGCACCTGCGATCTGTCCAACTGGCATCACTGTGCTGATAAGAGAGGCCTGAGGGACCCAGTGCTGCAGGCATCATGGGACGCCGCCGTCTCTTTCGTCTTTCACCAGCGCTCACACGAGGACCAGAGAGGAGTTGTCTGA
- the LOC130425061 gene encoding fatty-acid amide hydrolase 1 isoform X2, with protein sequence MGMFNLKQINPDINTDWRLAVTTTVCVAGALIIFKKSINNRKTQKKILKARQRREKSFHDAQQALQRFKKTNPDFKSSSIVSLSLPELTGKLKDGALEPDAVLYAFMEKALQVNDKLNCNAEMLMGAVEQLKSIDTHKKGLLYGVPISIKENLGYKGHDSTCGVLCKLDQPAVIDSVVVAVLKRQGAIPFVKTNVPQGLLSYDCSNPIYGQTKNPCNVQKTCGGSSGGEGALIGGGGSILGLGTDIAGSIRIPASFCGICGLKPTSNRISLRGASSCARGQKSVLSSVGPLARDVESLALFMQALLCEDMFTLDPTVPPIPFNHKVYESSEPLRIGYFETDDYFQPSPSMVRAFRETKELLEKAGHTLVPFKFPRIFNAMYDMIVKGILADEGATLLKHLEGGHIDPTLRAQIKPYRLPKFVKKFLSVILKPIFPRMSAVLNSICGVRITFMRW encoded by the exons ATGGGGATGTTTAATTTAAAGCAGATTAATCCAGATATAAACACTGACTGGAGATTAGCGGTTACAACCACAGTTTGCGTCGCAGGTGCGTTAATAATCTTCAAGAAAAGCATCAACAATCGGAAAACTCAGAAGAAAATACTGAAGGCACGGCAGAGACGAGAAAAATCATTTCACGATGCACAACAAGCTTTGCAGCGATTTAAAAAGACG AACCCTGACTTTAAGAGCAGTTCCATAGTCTCTCTGTCTTTGCCTGAGCTCACTGGAAAACTCAAGGATGGAGCACTGGAGCCAGATGCCGTGCTTTACGCCTTTATGGAAAAG GCTCTTCAGGTGAATGACAAATTGAATTGCAACGCAGAGATGCTGATGGGTGCCGTGGAGCAGCTTAAAAGTATTGACACTCATAAGAAGGGGCTTCTGTATGGCGTTCCAATCAGCATCAAGGAAAATCTAGGATATAAG GGTCATGACTCTACATGTGGAGTTCTGTGTAAGTTGGATCAGCCTGCTGTGATTGACAGTGTGGTTGTTGCTGTGCTGAAGAGACAGGGCGCCATTCCTTTCGTCAAGACAAATGTGCCGCAGGGTCTTCTGAG CTATGACTGCAGTAACCCCATTTATGGACAAACTAAGAACCCCTGCAACGTTCAGAAGACCTGTGGAGGTTCTTCCGGAGGAGAAGGGGCTCTGATTGGTGGAGGCGGGTCCATCCTGGGTCTGGGGACTGACATTGCAGGGAGCATTCGGATCCCGGCATCCTTTTGTGGGATTTGTGGACTTAAGCCCACATCAAACAGGATAAG TTTGCGTGGAGCCAGTTCTTGTGCCAGAGGTCAGAAGTCAG TGTTGTCGTCGGTCGGCCCATTGGCGAGGGATGTTGAGAGCTTGGCACTCTTCATGCAGGCGCTGCTCTGTGAGGACATGTTCACCTTGGACCCCACTGTCCCTCCGATACCTTTCAACCACAAG GTGTATGAGAGCTCAGAGCCCCTGAGGATTGGTTATTTTGAAACAGACGATTACTTTCAGCCGTCTCCAAGTATGGTCAGGGCCTTCAGGGAAACCAAGGAACTCCTTGAGAAAGCAGGGCACACG CTGGTCCCGTTCAAATTTCCACGGATCTTCAACGCCATGTATGATATGATTGTGAAAGGAATTCTAGCTGACGAAGGTGCGACCCTCCTGAAACACTT GGAAGGAGGGCATATTGACCCAACACTTCGAGCTCAGATAAAACCATACAGGCTCCCAAAGTTTGTCAAGAAGTTTCTTTCCGTTATTCTCAAGCCTATT tTTCCACGGATGTCTGCAGTCTTGAATTCAATCTGTGGAGTGAG GATTACATTCATGAGGTGGTAG